The genomic window TTAAAGTTGGGTTAAGACAGGTTATGATTCTGTTCTTCAGAATAGGATTTAGAGTTTACATCTACACATTGTGCGTATGTAATATTATTTTTAGGTGTATTTGATCAATGTAGACAACTAGTGTAGCACCCCTGTGACCATAGCATATCAGTAAGGCTGGGAATGTATATAGTATCAGTGCTTTAAATGGCCTTGACCCAGAATGACACTTTTCTAATTGTAGATATTGTATATTGTTGTTAAATGTAGCATACAATCACGTATCACTCTTATTCTCTAACTTTGCCATGCAAATGAACAAATACAGTAAATAGCAACTCTTTATTTCACTTTCTCACATACTTTAGCAAAACATCACACAGCATACATTTTTATATCAACAAACTGTCTGGTCACACAGACTAGTGTATATTTCCTGGTCACAACAGGAGGTGTACAGTTTAGTTCCTGGCTCGTGGCTTCTGTCCATGTGATCTGCATGGTACAGTTTAGTTCCTGGCTCGTGGCTTCAGTCCAGGTGATCTGCCTTGACGTTCACACCAGGGATGTAACTCCTAAAAATATCCCAAAAAAGTTTGCATATAGTTATACTACAATTCTGAGTATGCAAAGTAGTATTTTTGTcaacatttcagtaaaaagcacAATTGTAAACAATCAATAATTCAGATCATTCCAAAAACAGGAAGACAAATTATCCCTCATAAACCTAACAAGGTAATTATCTTGGGACAGCAAATGTAAACTAATCAGTTTAACTTTAAAACCACAATGCTTGTGTAatgggtgtgaacctgtgaaactcactcctcaggtatgtaacaggccacccacgtcaacgaatagctagcttttctttggcgtagttggtaatggtcacgcttggcaagtTGGGGGTCGTGCGTTCaagcccagtgagtggcgaacgagccatgtcgtgacggagcgtggctacagctgttacatacccgtcacactTGACAACCCTAAAACATTGCCTTTGCTACTGATTAACAATAAGTATAGTTATGAGTTTGTTTAATGTCTACATTTACACCGTTGTTTCCTTCAACTTTTGTCCTCGCCGACACCATGTAGTTCCCATGTGCCAGCGGCCTGCTGCATACCTGGGTGACCTGGCTCAGACACACGGTGCCTTACCATGTGAGTATTTGCACTGTTTGAGCGCCTCGTTGAAGCCCTCGCACAGGCTGAGATCTGCCTGCGTAGTGGCACAGTCTAGGAACTGCCGGACCTCAAAGTGACAGGGCCCAGTCTGGGGGGGCGCAGGACGCGACGGCTCCTGGGGACAGCAAGTTGAACAGCAAGTTGGACAGCAAGTTGGACAGCAAGATGGACATTCAGATATTTATCCAGACCTtagaaaaacatattttcatgcACATGCAACTGGTGTCATTGTCACACATCCCTATTGCTTCCTTGTCTCACTCTGGGGTTTGAACCAGGGTCCTCGCACTCAACAACCACCTTTCACAAACACCGCTTCAGCTGCATCAGCCAGAACATTACCCTTTACAAGCGCATTGTGCTGCCTCCTGGTATGACatgcgctatataaataaagattGATTGATTCACTGGAACCCTGGAACTCTTCACTGGAACCCTGTTACCCTTCACTGGAACACTGTCAACCTTCCCTGTCTGATCTGTGCTGATCTGTCTGATCTGAGCAGATGGCACGCTGCCCTGCTGGGTAATGGTTAGCTGCcctgctgggttagggttagctgccCTGCTGACCTGGTAGGTGGTGCTGGGCTTGGCTGGCTCTGGGCTACTGCTGCCTCCACTGAAGGCTCCTGTGAGGGCGCTGCCCATCACGTGGCCCACGGCAGAGCCCACAGCCACGCCCGCCGCTGTGGTGGCCATCTGGGCCATGAGGCCGGGCTGCTGGGGGGCGGCCGGGGCGGCTAGCGCggccgggggggcgggggccggGGCATAGGACGGAGGCGGGCTGGAAGAACTGATGAAAGAAGAACACCCAAGGGTTTCTTTAGAGGAAGGATACTACACAGATGTAGGTATAACTTATTATGGCTTGGTATAGCTCCTTACAGCTCCTTATGGCTCggtatagctcagtggaagagcatttgactgcagaggCAGGGTAAAAAGCCCCCCTGGACACTGCTTAGGGTAAAAAGCGTCTGCTATGCTTACGTCTGCTTACGTCTGCTTACGTCTGCTaatgtaaatgaaaatgtaaatgtaaaatgtaaatgtaaatgtgctatatgctaataaatacattatttgatTCCACTGttaacatactgtatgtacttAGAGTCTGGCATGACCTCTaaagagagcagaggacacTAGATCTAGAACAACTAGATCTGCTTAGCTTATCTAACTGATGTAACATGACATCATCCTGGTCTGGCGTCAGCTAGTTACTGCATAACAGACACCATCTTGGATGAGGTACATTCATGACATCAAACAACTAATTTCAAATTGAAGACTGATTGTAATGATTTATATCAAACAACAAGATGGATAGTTCTTCTATTGCCTACAGTAAATGCATATGCTTAATTTATATAAGAAGAAACAATCCACATTCATTATCATGGAAACTTGGGTCCATCGTGTAAATGTGCCGGATTAAGCAGCTACTTTCCCAATAAAAGTAAAAATGATTAAACATTGACATAACCACTACTCTGACACTCCAGACTAAACCATCTCTGACCCTTTCCCCACTGCCCTTGGGGACAAGACCTGAAAAATTACACTTCAACTTTAAAAGGGAGTTAAAAGTCGTATAAGGTATATTATACATGCATAACATAATACAAAAGTGAAAGTATGTATTTACTCTGATCTTCCTAAATAAGGTAAGTGTGCTTGAATGTGTGCTTTTATAAACAGCCCCCATAGTTAGAGAACGCATACCCGGCGTCTGGAGACAGTTCTGGAATGATCACATAACAAACATACCTAGCAGGAGCTGAAGGACGACTGCGGCTTCCCCTCGCCATCGCTGAAACAACTAGGTATTATTTAGTATCTTCGTCAGGATAAACTTGCCGTCGTTTCTTGAAGATTCGTCTGGAAACGCCTGGGATTAAACTAGGGGCTCGAGAGTGACAGTGAACACACGTGTGTCTGACCTTGTGTGGACAGTTTCCCAACTGCGCATGCGTTTGGCTTTATCACTTTAAAGCAAGCTGTGGACCTTTACTTTTTACCAACATTGTCGAACTGTTTTATTGCCTGAGCAAGTCAGCTAATAATACTACATAGTAAAACACTATATGCATTGATtgatttttttaattattattttgatgttccTCTGCCACGGTCTAGTCAGTGCTTAACAGGTCAGGACAACGTAATTGTAATGAGATTACACAAATGAATCGGATAAGAAGCGAGTTGAGTTATTTAAAGAGTTCAAATAAAAATTCTCACTTCCAATCACACTTGCCACATGGGTCGGTCCGCCCTACAGAGAGTGCCCTGTGTGTATATTCTGCATGGTAAGATCCATGCGGCATGAGGTGAAAGCTTCtggtaaatgaatacattacattacataagATAGATACTGAGCTATCACCTAGCGCAGTCTGACAACCTTTTCAATGGACAAAGGCTGATTGAGAGCTATCAGACCTATTTGGTTTATTGCCCGACATAAAAGTATAATATTTTACTGACACGCACGTCTTTCTTTCTGTGGTTCAGTAGGCGACATGCTCAGTTGGCCCATGGTGTCTGGGGCTAGTCCACCTCTAGAGGGCGCTCTAAGGCTGCTCTGTTATGAGAAGCATTTCATAATATGTTATGTAGATGTAATTGCAAGTTATTGTGACTGAAATGTAATCAACATTACTATTGTGTTGATAAGTGTTAAATGCAGCCTGTGTTCTTCAAGATACAGCCAGAACTGCGTGCTGTACTCTCAAGTCACAGTGAGGATTCAAGTGTGTCTGTTTATAAAAGTATAGCTGGTTTGAGCTTTACATGAAAACACTGCAGCTGAAATCTTTAGTTTCAGACCTCAAAGGTCATGAGGCCTGAAGAGAGAGTTTATCTGACAACAGGTTTGTGTCTGGTGCACCAGAGGACTGGCTATGAGGCTTCATAGACTACTGTGAAGCTTCAGAGAGGCTTCATAGAGGACTTTCATGGACAGGTCTTTGTAACCATGATGCCTCCCTGGAGACTATGACTCAGTCTGGATAATGAGAGAGGCAGCAAGCTGAACAGTAACAGTATCATGTTTCCAGAGCATGTCAAGCAGGAAATGAGTAACTCTGGACAAGGAACATCTGTAAAACATGAGACAAGAAGCAGTCAGCACAAAGataaactaaccctaaccctaaacatgAGACAAGCAGTCAGCACAAAGATAGTAAACTAAGAAAGACATTGACCTTGAGGGGACAACTTGAGTTGCTTTTTCTAGGGTTTTTGTGGGTTAAGGTTTGGGGTTAGAATTAGTGTTACATTTTagaatgactgtgtgtgtgtgtgtgagcagagttacatttacatttatgcatttagcagacacttttatccaaagcgacttccaagagagagttggGGGAGCCTGTCTCTGTTATGAGAGGAGGTGCAACACTGGGAGGATATTAGCATTCATCAAAACAGACACTGTAATGTCGCATGAAACTACCAGAAACACCTCAGTACATTTGTCTCATCAACATACTTTAGGGAGTTGAATACAGGGCTGATAGTTTAATACAAGGCTGATAGGCCGCTACATCTGTAAACTACAGCTGTTTGAGTCATTGAGTCACTCTTGGAAACCCCCTGTACTTCTTCCTCCCTGGACATCTGTACTACAACATTTACTCTGATCTCAGGTGTTTgcgtatatgtttgtgtgtgtacttgtatgtctgtgtgtgtgcatatgtatctgtgtgtgtgagtgcgtatgtgtctaggtgtgtgcgtgtatctgtgtgtgtgtgtgtgtgtgtatgtatttgtgtgtgtgagtgcgtatgtgtgtaggtgtgtgcatgtatctgtgtgtgtgagtgcgtatgtgtgtaggtgtgtgtgtatgtatctgtgtgtgtgagtgcgtatgtgtgtaggtgtgtgtgtatgtatctgtgtgtgtgagtgcgtatgtgtgtaggtgtgtgtgtatgtatctgtgtgtgtgtgagtgcgtatgtgtgtaggtgtgtgtgtatgtatctgtgtgtgtgagtgcgtatgtgtgtaggtgtgtgtgtatgtatctgtgtgtgtgagtgcgtatgtgtgtaggtgtgtgtgtgtatctgtgtaagaGAGAACACCTCCATGGTGGGTAGATTTGTAATGAGAAGTGCCCCAGTAAGGATATCAAAACTATCTATGGTATGATCAAAAAGCTACTTTAAAAAATAGATTATTCAATGTTTTGATGTACAAATAAAGTTACACACCTTTGAGTCTTTGTTAACAAACTGGcaaaatggacacacagctggtccCTTAACCTTAAGAGCCACCCGGTCATTTGAGGTGACTCTACTGTGTAGTTTTCTTCACATAAAACGCTCTTTGATGGAAATCTGCCAGCGATTAAGACAGACAGCTTGCCCCTGTGCTCCCCGACCACTCTGCCCATAACTGACCCTAAGTGTCTCCTTATGGGGCAcgagggggtcagaggtcaggcccTGTATTCCCTGACcagtgtggagagagggggtccgagagagcacagaggtgtgtattcatgtctgtgtgtattatgagtgtgtgtgtatttaataaGGGAGCCAGAAGTCTGGACCATGAGAAACTGGAGGACATGGGGTCAGGACTCCTGGGGGTCAGGGTAGGGTGACTATTAGGGTCTATTAGTTTGCATAAGCCCCTAATGTTTACAAAGTCTGGCTCTGCCTATTAGCAATAAAGCATGTTAACATCACTTCAAAAATACATCTAATATTCAGCTTGTACAATAATAGTAGGTGATCTCTAGTTATCTCTAGTTAATAGTTATCTCTCCCTCATGTCCCACGCTGTCCCAACGCTAACCCACACAATCAGGTCTGCTGACCAGCAACAGAACAATAATCAACCCCCTTCTCTCACCCCCAAgtctctcccctcctacccccttctctcacccccaagtctctcccctcctaccccctTCTGTCACCCCcaagtctctcccctcctgcccccttctctcacccccaagtctctcccctcctacccccttctctcacccccaagtctctcccctcctacccACTCCCATCCCCAAAACCGGCTGCATGCTTAGCCTAAGCAAAGCCTGGGACAATGACAGCAGAAGGTTAGGACAGCACTGTTCCAACTACCTTACTTATAAGATGCATTTATCAGATTTATAAAAAGCTGAATAAAACTGTTTTTCTAAATGAAACAAGATCGTCAAATAAAAAGATCTCCATGGAGATGATGTCCAGGGCATCCAGGGCCGGCCTCGATGGCATACATGCCAAATGTCTGCTCTTATTTCGAACAACGCTGGTGGTCGTCGGGGTGAAAAGCTTTTTGCATAATTTAATTCGTTTGTATATTTTGTCATCGAAGACAATATTGTCAGCTAAAGGCGCATGTGGAGCAGGAATGGGTTAAATCACGTGAGCGCCTGCGAACTTGTCCATAAAGAAGTGCAATTTGAAGAGAACAAAGAAATCTGCAAGTATAAAATCCCCCGCGAGATATTTCCCGTCATTCACAGACTCCAGCGCGCCGTCCGTCTCCCGCTCTCAGTCTGCGGGCTGGATGCACACGGACAGTCCGCTAGATCACACGGACCGTCAGCAAGATCTCTAAACATGATGGGTCCACAGCTCTTCTGTAGCATCCTTGCTCTGCATTTCCTGCACTACGCTTATTCGGTGCCGCTAACCGCGGGAAAAACTACCAACAGGTACAGGGAGGCGGTGAGTGAACTTTGATAACAACCCAAATGGACCAGAttgacattggccgggtttcccagatttgttaagaagctcttaaagctaagagcttcttaggaacgttcaaagagtgttctagagcgctcttagaacgttcttaagaagctcttagcattaagagcttcttaaccaatctgggaaacccagccattGTCATTTTCACATGGTTAATTGGTTAGAACATTTCTTTGGTGTATTTTGGTTGTTAAATTATTACATGTGTAGAAGATTGCCACAGTAAATCTGTGGATACAAAAAAACAGTCTTTCAGTAGGTTACGTCCTATTGTATAGCCTACTATTAGCACACGAGTAATTTTTACAGGGTGAATAATTTCACCTGGCGACAGTTCTGAGTTAGGTAGGGCTATATGCCACCCGATAAAACGGCTGTTGCAGATAAACCAAATAAGCTTATCAAAAGACGTAAAAAAACGTGCATATGGTGTTAGTTTGTTTTTACAGTGTTTTTGATACTGCGTCTTATGGTGATATTGTATCTAATGTATCTCGATTTTGCCCATTGTCAtgttaaattaattaatttaactGTATTCTTAAATGATTGTAAATAGAAAACTGATCATTGATACTGTCCAGTTCAACCACAATTCATGCAAACTGGGACGATGTCTGAGCGTTTTGTGACTTTGTGACTTTACTTATAATTTGTCAGATATATTATGATTAATTCATTTTTCACTAATTCTAAACCCCTAGTCTCAGACCGTTCAGCTGATATCTGCCCTGAGCAGAAGCTAGAGACAAATGTTAGTTTGGGGTCTCGCTGTCTTCACTGCGGTGTTCTCTCCGTCACTCCGCTGTGAGGCCTGAGACGCTGCGCGGTGATGTTGAcagagcggaggaggaggagattatgcaggcaggggcaagtcATCTGGCATCTGCTGAGGAATAACAAACGCTGGAGTTTGCTGACACAGGAAAAAGGAGAGCACAACATAGCTTAGAAAaacgagagagtgagtgagagagagagagagagagagagagagaggagagagagagagcgagagactagGCACTTGGTCTTCCTTGAGCACTCTTTACTACAACTTCCATTAACTGCCAAACATGGCAACCccatctccttcccccctccttccctctttcctcccctctcctccccctgctccctcctctatctccacctccctctttctcttccctcctccctctccacctccctctcctcttccctcctccctctatgcctccctcctcttcaactatcctccctctccacctccctcctccctccccacctccctcctccctccccacctccctcctccctctccacctccctcctccctctccacctcgctctccgcctccctcctccctccccacctccctcctccctctccacctccctcctcgctccccacctccctcctccctccccacctccctctccacctccctcctccctccccacctccctcctccctctccacctccctcctccctcctccctccctccccacctccctcctccctctccacctccctccccacctccctcctccctctccacctccctcctccctctccacctccctccccacctccctcctccctctccacctccctctccacctccctcctccctccccagctccctcctccctccccacctccctcctccctctccacctctctcctccctctcttgccctATCCCCCACATCCctatctctcctctttctcctcctccttctcctcaccctccttttctctcccccaacccccctactACTCTCTCCTTCAGACAGCTAAGCCAGCCAGGTCACAGAATACTCTCTCCTTCAGTCAGCTGAGCCAgccactctctcttttcaccCATCAAGGCCCGAGTGATGGATAGCCATTCCTGAGGAGAGATTAAGTTGCCTTTTCCCCTCAGCCAGATCCCAGAGCTGCAGAGATATCTGAACATGTACAATCCTGCAGAGATGAGTGAAGATGAGTGGGCACTTAACTTACTTATCTTATATTAGGTTACTTATCTCATCACTTGGCATCGACAAGATATACCAAGAGTGAGTGACATAGTAAAGCATACAAGCTACAATATAAGTAGTTTGTGTTCTAGAGTATATGGTCTGTGTTCTAGAGTATATGGTCTGTGTTCTACAGTACATGGAGTTTATGGTGTTCGCCATCAAGTTCTCTTATGTTGTCCGGTTGCTAGCAAACCAACCCTAGCATTCCCGTGCCCTAGCTGGCTGAGTGGGAGGAAGGTGAAGGGGACTTCCcaaacacctgtgtgtgtgtgtgtgtgagtctgtgagaGAGGAGGCGTTGGTGACTGtgcgtgtttgtctgtgtgtaaggAGTGGGACTCACTGCTGTACCCGATTTCTGTACAGGGTTAGTGTTAGTCTGGTGTTCAGGGGCTTCATGTTGGTCTGGTGTTCAGCAGGGCTGCATGTTGGTCTCGACATGTTGGTCTCTTGCTACGACACGCCGGCGTTTCACCTTAGGAGTTCCCCCTCGAGGAGTCTTTCACCTTCTGGTGTTCAGCTGCAGTCTAACACGTCAGTGGttccctcaccctaaccctaaccctcaccctcaccctcaccctaaccctaaccctaaccctaacccttctggTGTTCAGCTGCAGTCTAACACGTCAGTGCttccctcaccctaaccctcaccctaaccataaccctaacccttctggTGTTCAGCTGCAGTCTAACACGTCAGTGCttccctcaccctaaccctaaccctcaccctaaccctaaccctcaccctcaccctaaccctaacccttctggTGTTCAGCTGCAGTCTAACACGTCAGTGCttccctcaccctaaccctcaccagCCCACTGGGACAACATGTGTGTCTCGAGTTAATCCATGATTAGATGCTGTGGTGCGATGGTTGAGTTCTTACTGTAGTGAGTGGAGGAGTTGAATCTGAAATATATTTGAAACATCATTCATGAATGAATGGGACCATTTACAACTCAAACACAACCAGAACTAAGAGCTCCCCTTGGACACCCTGCATTCTCACCTCCcctcgcccctcccccctcccctcatcctccctccctccctcc from Hypomesus transpacificus isolate Combined female unplaced genomic scaffold, fHypTra1 scaffold_133, whole genome shotgun sequence includes these protein-coding regions:
- the chchd10 gene encoding coiled-coil-helix-coiled-coil-helix domain-containing protein 10, mitochondrial, yielding MARGSRSRPSAPASSSSPPPSYAPAPAPPAALAAPAAPQQPGLMAQMATTAAGVAVGSAVGHVMGSALTGAFSGGSSSPEPAKPSTTYQEPSRPAPPQTGPCHFEVRQFLDCATTQADLSLCEGFNEALKQCKYSHGVTSLV